A stretch of DNA from Nitrospira sp. KM1:
GAGCCGCAATCTGTCTCATGAGCACCTCATGGAGGTTTGAATCGACACGTGTAACTACAAAAGACGGTAACAGAAAGCATTGCGGTCAGCAAGGGACGTTCCGGAGAACTGGCGCCCATGGCCAGTCGGACCTGATGGGGATCGGCTTCAGATTTGTCCGCTTGCCACATGCGTGCGTGGAGCGTAATATCGGGCTCTCATCACAATACAAAGATGGAGGTGCTTGCTATGGCTGCGCGCTCCACTTCATCATCCCAAAAATCCAGGCTTTCAATCGACCGAAGCATCGACTTGATGCGAAAACAGCTTGACGGTCTTGCGCCGTTTTTGCGCAAGGGGAAGCCGAATCGCAGTCTCGACGAATTCGACTTGGAAACGGAACGATTGATTGCGGATCTGCTCGGAGAAACGTCTTCGCTGTTGGACGCCTACGAGTATGCCCAGTGGGGTGAAGCGGCAGGTCTTGTGAACATGACGGAAGAAGCTCCGGAGAGCATTGGACTGGATAGCGAGCGGCAAAGTCTCTTTCAGCGAAGCCGCGTGCTTGAAAGTTGCGTGTCGGAGTTGGAAGCCAGACGCGCCAATGGATCCAAAGCACCGCAATCGGGCCGGCATCTGCTCACCGGTCCGCAAGTGGCTGAGCATATGTCGCCTGAATCGAGAAGCGTCTCGCAGACGGCCACGCTACGCGAAGCCGGAAAACTCATGGAGAAGTGGAAGACGGGGTCGCTCCTCGTGACGGACAATCAGACCTACGTAGGATTCATCACCGATTCTATGCTTGCACGGGATGTCGTGGCCAACGGACTCGATCCCAACACGACGCCGGTCTCATTCTGCGCCCGAAAGCCGCTGGTCGCCATTCATGGAGATCGTCCGCTGATTGAAGCGGTGCGCATGATGAAGGAGCAGGCCACCAGGCATTTGGCCGTTGTGCAGGACGGTTCCATTATCGGCGTCATTTCGGTCTCGAACATACTTCGCTATTATTCCGGCGTCGTATAACCGACGCCGAGAACGGTTGCTACGCCTGTAGGAGGAAATCATGGGACCAATGAAGACGGTTGTCAGAGACCAGGCTTTGTATGAGGCGAAATCCGGAAAACTCATCAAAGATGGATTCGCCGATTATCGGGAAGTCGAAGCGTATGTCAAACACCACTATCTCGCGTTGCCGGTGGTCGACAATGCGGGAAAGGCCTGGGTTCTCGACGACGGCCCCATTTACTGTCTGCACGGCAGCCAATATGAACTGTTGAACGATCAACGCGTCCATCTGTCGCGTTGTCCGGATTGCGGAGGAATGGGAATCCGGGCCGACGAATTCGTCGTCGAGTCCGACTGTATTCGATGCACTCAATGTGGACATGAGTTTGATGCGAGATTGGAGATGATGGAGACCTGATCCATATTGTTGTATTGTCTCCATTCTGATCGGTAAGTTTGCTGCGGTTCCTCCATCGGAACGACGGTGGGCGGCCAGCGCCCGGCCGCTCCCAATCTATTTGATTAAGGCCACCGGCAATCATACTCTCATGGGAGAGATCTCTTTGTAGGCGCCCATGAAAGACGGAAAAGATCCCTCAAGCCACTGCTCCAGAACACTCCAGCGCCGGCAATTCCTGAAGATCCTCGGTGTGACCGGATCCGTACTGGCGTTGAATCCAGCGAGCGGGACGAGGAGCATGCTCGCGACAGCCGTTTCCCATGCGAGGCCGGCGCCGGGAGATATTCCGAAGCGCCCGCTTGGCCGCACCGGTATCGAGGTCTCCGTTCTCTGCTTTGGAGGCGCTCATTTGGGACGGATTCAGGACGAGTCGGAGGCCGTCAACCTTCTGCACCACGCGATCGATGCCGGTATCACGTTTCTCGACAATGCCTGGGAGTACAACGGGGGAAGATCGGAAGAATTGATGGGAAAGGGGCTTCAAGGACGCCGGCAACAGGTCATCCTCATGACGAAACTGTGTTCTCATGGACGTGACAAGAAGGTGGCTATGCGGCAACTCGAGGAATCCCTCCGCCGACTGAAAACCGATTATCTCGACCTGTGGCAAATCCATGAAGTCGTGTACGACGACGATCCCGACCGGCATTTCATGCCTGGCGGTGCCACCGATGCACTTTTTGAGGCCAAACGGCAGGGCAAAGTACGTTTCATCGGTTTTACAGGACACAAGCATCCCAAGATCCATCTCGACATGTTATCGCGGAACTTTCCGTTTGATACGTGCCAGATGCCGCTCAACACGTTCGACGGGTCGTACCGCAGTTTCGAGCATGACGTCCTGCCGGTGCTCAATGAACGCGGGATCGCACCAATCGGAATGAAAAGCCTGTCAGGAAACGCCGAACCCATTAAACAGGGAATTCTGACGCCGCAAGAAGCGATGCAATATGTGTTGAGTCTGCCGATCGCATCCCTCGTGAGCGGAATCGATTCTCACGACGTGTTGAAGCAGAACATCACGATCGCGCGACACTTTTCTCCGATGTCGACGGCTCAAATGGACGGTTTGCGGAAACGTGTAGCGGCGTTCGCCATGGATGGGCGGTACGAGCTGTTCAAGAGCACGAATCGATACGATGGGCGTATCGGCAAGGAACAGCACGGGCTGGCCTAAAACCGACACGGGCTCCCATAAACACTGATTGGGAATAGATCAGAGCCGGTTGGATTTGCTGCAAGTCATCTTCTCAAGTCATCCTCTAATGTCGAATAGCTCGCCGCACGACCCCGGGATGTCGAACCCCTCTCACGATGACGTGCGAGACGTCGGTTGGTCCATTGGTCCCTTGCACATTGTAGTCTTTGATATTCGCGAATCTGCCGGCGTGCGGAGCGCTTGTGTTGCACAGCCAGCAGTCCAGTCACATGAATTGCTGAGATTCGAACATCAGCGGAAGCGACTCGCACGAAAAGCGCAGGAATGAGAGGTATGCATCCTGCAAGACGGTCTGGACTGATGAAAACACAGTTCGATCGAGGAGTTAAAGATGCCTGGTTCTCCTGAATTCATATTCCTCCCCATCCCTGTTCCAGACTCATCTGCATGCCGGACAGAGATGTCCCAATGCTGTCACAAAACTTCGCGCTGCTGTTCTATGTGAACGGCGATCAATAGGCCTATTTCAATACAAAGTTCGGCTAGCAGACATTCCGCAATATTGCGGAGCATCACCAGGAGGAGATTCTATGGCTGTCACTGCTCAGGCAGTTTCCTTGATGTCATTCTCGGATTGCTCAATCGATGAATGGCTTCTGAGCACCCTGCAGATGCGTGGGCCACAAACGCTCACTGACCTTAGCAACT
This window harbors:
- a CDS encoding cyclic nucleotide-binding/CBS domain-containing protein, encoding MRKQLDGLAPFLRKGKPNRSLDEFDLETERLIADLLGETSSLLDAYEYAQWGEAAGLVNMTEEAPESIGLDSERQSLFQRSRVLESCVSELEARRANGSKAPQSGRHLLTGPQVAEHMSPESRSVSQTATLREAGKLMEKWKTGSLLVTDNQTYVGFITDSMLARDVVANGLDPNTTPVSFCARKPLVAIHGDRPLIEAVRMMKEQATRHLAVVQDGSIIGVISVSNILRYYSGVV
- a CDS encoding aldo/keto reductase → MKDGKDPSSHCSRTLQRRQFLKILGVTGSVLALNPASGTRSMLATAVSHARPAPGDIPKRPLGRTGIEVSVLCFGGAHLGRIQDESEAVNLLHHAIDAGITFLDNAWEYNGGRSEELMGKGLQGRRQQVILMTKLCSHGRDKKVAMRQLEESLRRLKTDYLDLWQIHEVVYDDDPDRHFMPGGATDALFEAKRQGKVRFIGFTGHKHPKIHLDMLSRNFPFDTCQMPLNTFDGSYRSFEHDVLPVLNERGIAPIGMKSLSGNAEPIKQGILTPQEAMQYVLSLPIASLVSGIDSHDVLKQNITIARHFSPMSTAQMDGLRKRVAAFAMDGRYELFKSTNRYDGRIGKEQHGLA